AAGATTAAACTTGCTAAAGCAATCTGTATACCAAGTATGAATACTTGGGTTTTAGACCTAAAGGTTTTTTTGATAAACAAACTATCTTCACGTTTCACGCCTTACTTCTGGTCCTTGATCAGAAAGTATATCAAAAGTATATCAACAGTTCCACATTGGCTATGCCACGTATCTGGGATGTCCAAAACCATCGTTAGCCACATGGCTGCGTGCGGGAATCTCGGACTCATCCGGAATAATCAAATCTATCGCTGACGTGTTTTCGATGATCGTACCATCGCCCACCGAGACGTTTTTTCCCAGACGAATCACGCCCGGCTTCATGGCTTCGCTCCGGATTGTTCCGATGACCACTGAAGAACCAATATGGCAACCTGTGCCGATTTCAACGAAACCGTAGATCTCTGTGTTTGTGCCGACGGTTGAATGATTTCCGATCCGTACCGGTCCCAGCAAGCTGGCGTCCGTACCAATCTGCACGAAGTCCCCAAGAATTGGATGACGTTGCTTGACCCTTACGCTCAAACCACCAAGCGTACACGGATAGATGACGCACCCGGAACCAATAACTCCAGTTTGTCCGGTCGTAAAGCCTCGGTGGGGATGCTCCAAGAAATTGGCATCTCCAATTTGTGTTTCCGGGTGGAGATCTGCTTGGTAGTACCTGCCTCCAAGCTCAGAAATTGCGCGGGGCAAAAGCGGTACAGGACTTCGGTAGAGATTGGGGTTGTCCTCAACGGGACCCGATCGAGTTAAGAGATAGCCAACATCGTGATAGAAAAGCACTCGCCAACCGGGGTAGGTACTTACAACTAACTGCATCTGATAGTCAAAAGCGAACGCCAAATCGAGGGCATCTAGGACACTTCGATAGGGATGAAATTCCCGCTTTAGGATCGCTTCATCTACTTTGTCCCTGATGTCCAGTTCGATAAGTTTTTCACGGGAAATTCCGCTGTGAAGCAAATAGGCATCCCATACCGCCGGATCTCTCAGAGAGGCAAAACGGTTCCATAAGGCACGCTGTTTCAATCGAGGCAACTCCCCAAGCAGCGCAAACGTTGTGTCCAACGCACGGCTTTCCCACTCACTTTCGCCGGTGACTGCCAAGAAGGATTGGGCAATCATCGCGTAAAGCTGATCGGCGACCTCTTCGATGGCTTCCGACAGTTCGCCTTTACTATTTTCTGGACGTGGGGCGTTGTGGGAACCGGGTGCGACACATTCTAGTAGGTTTCCAAGCACCGTTTCAAGAATATCCCGATTGACAAATCCCCGCCCAGAGCGAAGAGAAAGGACATCTCGACTTTCACTGTTAATGCGTAAGACCTTGAGTTCATTCGCGGAATAGATCGGGCGAATCGTCTCCAATACCTGTTTCAGCAGGGGACGCTTCCGACTTTCATAGGTTGAATCAAAGAGTGTTGTTTCAAGCATGTTGTTTATACTTTCGATTTGTATAGTCTATTATTGCTGCATCTGTCAATCATATTCAGACTACCGGTCAGCGGCCAACTTTTCCCCAAGCCGAAGTCCTTTTGCGGAGCTCCTCAGCTTTTTTCTAGCTTCAGTTGATTTTGCCTTTTTCTACGCCGCATCTTCAGAGAACCAAACCGTCACCTCGGAGGGTTGAACGGGGACGGGAACTGACTCTAATAAATGGACTTTTTCCCCGTCAAAATATCCTTTTACTGCAATCATTGTTTTTTCCTTATTTTTGTTGTTTGGGTAAGAGTGTTCACAACCCCAACTCTTTCAGTAGTTGAATCTTTTTCATTCGATTTGGACCTGCTGTCTCGAAAAACCGGTCAGAAACCAAGCGCCCAGTCTCAGGTGCCCACATCTTTGCATAGTTCTTGTTGAATGTGACAATGTGTTCAATTTCCCATGCCATCCGTGGTTGTGTTCTCATCATCCACGCCATCTGCCGACGGTTAGCACCACCGCCCCAAGATGAATGCCAAATCCGTGTGTTAAAGGCGATAACATCCCCCTTCTCTGTTGGCAACTCGTAGCGTCCGGGGAACTCCTGCATGGGATACCCAAGTGCACACTCGTCTATCTGCCTTTCAAGTTCGGTATAATGAAGTGGCCACAGATGGCTACCGGGTATGAAACTCAGGCACCCCTTACCCGGCACGACATCATCCAGATAAAATGTCAGCTTGGCTTCAGTGCCCGGTTCGGGCCAACTGCCATCGCGATGCCAATTTGTGTCCCCATTGTGAATCTGTCCATCGGAACTACCGAAAAAGATACAGTCCTCTCCAAGCAGATCTTCGGCGATGTTAGCTAGTTTAGGATGGTCTAGCAGGTTGTAGAAATAAGGATCTGCCTCAATCAATGGAACAATGACACGGTGCCCTTCTGGAAATATCCGCGCTCCCGGTGCTGACGTATCTCCTTGGTCTTTACCGTTAGCAATAATTGCGTCAAATCGCCAAGAAAATTCGTCAATCTCTTCAGTCGTAAGGACAGCAGGGATTTTAACGAAACCCAACAGGTAAAAGTGTGTTTTCTGATCATCCGTCAACATGATGTCTTCTCAAGGTCAGAAGTTCATACAAACCTCAGTTTCACACCGGGTTGGGCAAGGTCGTACTTCACAGCGAGTTCATAAAACTTCTTCAGCCCGGCAATTTCAGACTCACCGAGTTCATAGCAAATATGCTTGGTGAGATAATCTCGACAGAGGTTTGCTGGGAAACCGAGTCTTTGAGATTCAATTCGTGTAATCTCAGGAATTTTATCAATACCACGTTCTTTGGCATTCAGAAGGGTTTGCGGAACATGTCCCAACTCGATCTCTCCCCGCGCCACCCAGCAAGCATAGACAAACGGTAACCCTGTCAACGTCGTCCATTCCGCACCGAGATCTAAGGCATAATCTGTTGTACCGAGCCGTCTCAACGCTGCATCCCCGATTAGTAGCACCGCATCCGTCTCTGCCTCTTGCGGGTCGATAGTGGGTGGGCAGGAATGAAAGTCGGGATGCAAGTTATATTTCTCCGCGAGGATGATCTTTACAAGCGCACGAGATGAGCGGGAATTGGTGTCGAGTGCAACGTGACGGATGGCGGGAATTGGTACGTGGCTGAATAATTGAATGCTCAAAACGGGTCCCCGCGAGCAGAGTGAAATGTCCCGTATGATTCTATATTTGCTATCGGTTCGGAAATATTCAATGATTGGAATCAGCCCAACGTCAATGTCTCCGTCCTGTAGTTCTCTCGCTAAACGGCTTGGTGCCGCCAAGCTAAGTTCGATTGCCTCGCTGCCGGGGAATTGCAGATTCTCCAGAAAAGGGAAAATCAGCGGTTTCGTGTTCAGAAACGAAACCGCCCCAACTTTTACGCGGCTTTCCTGTGCCATTGATTTCCTTCCCGGATAATTTCGTTATAAAGTGTATCGCGTTCAACGGGAATGTGACCGGATTCCTCGATTACTTGGATAATTTCTTCTGCTGAGATGGCTTCCGGCGTGTCTGCACCAGCCATATGCGTAATCTTCTCCTCCGTCACTGTACCGTCAATGTCATCTGCTCCAAAACTCAGCGCAATCTGGGCTGTCTTCAGTCCAGTCATAATCCAATACACCTTGATGTGAGGGAAATTGTCAAGCAACAGACGCGATGCAGCTATATTTTGCAGGTCGGTCAAGCCGGACGTGCTCGGTAGGTAATCCATTCGTGTGTTGTCGGGATGGAACGCCAACGGAATAAAGGTGACAAAACCGCCCGATTTGTCTTGTTGCTCGCGAAGGCGAATCAGATGATCTGCCCGATCCTCGCTCGTTTCGAGATGTCCATAGAGCATGTGCGATGTCGTGCACCTCAAGCCACCCCTCTGCGCTCAGTTTGCCGGGACAGATTTTTTCCCGCGTCTCCTCCGCGAAGATCTCCGCTCCGCCGCCGGGCAGCGAATCTAGCCCCGCCTCGCGCAACGCAATCAAGACCTCCTCAATCGACATCTTGAATATCCGAGAGAAGTGATGAATCTCCACAGCCGTGAAAAACT
Above is a genomic segment from Candidatus Poribacteria bacterium containing:
- a CDS encoding phytanoyl-CoA dioxygenase family protein, with amino-acid sequence MLTDDQKTHFYLLGFVKIPAVLTTEEIDEFSWRFDAIIANGKDQGDTSAPGARIFPEGHRVIVPLIEADPYFYNLLDHPKLANIAEDLLGEDCIFFGSSDGQIHNGDTNWHRDGSWPEPGTEAKLTFYLDDVVPGKGCLSFIPGSHLWPLHYTELERQIDECALGYPMQEFPGRYELPTEKGDVIAFNTRIWHSSWGGGANRRQMAWMMRTQPRMAWEIEHIVTFNKNYAKMWAPETGRLVSDRFFETAGPNRMKKIQLLKELGL
- a CDS encoding menaquinone biosynthesis protein, translated to MAQESRVKVGAVSFLNTKPLIFPFLENLQFPGSEAIELSLAAPSRLARELQDGDIDVGLIPIIEYFRTDSKYRIIRDISLCSRGPVLSIQLFSHVPIPAIRHVALDTNSRSSRALVKIILAEKYNLHPDFHSCPPTIDPQEAETDAVLLIGDAALRRLGTTDYALDLGAEWTTLTGLPFVYACWVARGEIELGHVPQTLLNAKERGIDKIPEITRIESQRLGFPANLCRDYLTKHICYELGESEIAGLKKFYELAVKYDLAQPGVKLRFV